GAGGAGCAGTACCGCTTTTGCTGCGCGCAATTTGGTAGAGTGAGAAAATCTTTAGATTAGACAGCTTTAGTTCGCATCTATACTTCTGACTCAAAAAACTCATAATGATAGACGATGGAAATAAGTTTGATTCTACACTTGGAAGTTGGTTTTCATCAGCaattgaataaattaaaaaaactctgCATCTATACTAACTCTAATATCTCTGATACGCATTTCGCATATATGCCTCAAAATTTAAGATAGATTTGTCAGGAACTAGATtcccttatttatttatctatttatttatcatgGTGGACTGATTTTCGGATATCTTTGgaatatgagaaaataaaattgctTTCAAAGGAAATAGATTccaaaaagtgaagaaaataaaccAGATATAGGAATATTCACTACCCTTCGAGTGAAAGATaaccatgaaaagaaaaagctcCTCGTTTTTCAAAACTCTAGATTTTTCTGACATGAAAATTTTGCTACTAATATTGTCCGGGGAACCAGGTGCTAGTTCCTTTGCTTTTTCTGGCAAAGAGTCTTCCCTTTTCCTCTGAAACATCAAATATATTCATACTTCTTTATATTGACTAATAAGTGGAGACAGCAGGAATCATTTCAATAGATTGAGAAGCTTTATTGAAACTTCAAAACTACTAAGTAACCTTTTGGATAAAGATTGTTCGATGTTTCTAGCAGCATTAACGGTCTACATTCTTGTGTTGTATCAACTACAGAGCCATAAtcttgaaaaattaattaattaattaaaaaaaaaacctttattttTGCACGCACAGATTGACAGAGGGACGGACAAAAGTTAATGAACCATCAGGGTGAACTTTAGCCTATCCATTAAAAGGTGCtcaaagtctttttttttttttttttttaaactgctCAGTCATTTCTagtagttaattatatatatatacacacacgatAATGttatagtcataaaaaaaatttataaaaataaaattacgaattgatatatctttatatgctatattaaatgtattttataataaaaaataattttataatttaacgtattatatcaaaattcatAATAGTGCTACTATGTCCTTTCAATTTGTCTACTTAGTGTGCCTATagtgtaaattgtatttttttttattttaaatatttttttaaatgtttaaatttttataaaaataaaaaatatataaatatactaatagttattttcttaatcaataaataaaaaaattttaaaaattaaatatataaacaattaaaatgagtGAACAAAATAAGGtgaaatacttaaaattattcttttgtaAAATGCTTTTGTGAGACGACAAAGGTCTCTTTAGTTAAAAGGTGTTCACAAGCTCTCGGAATCACGGGTTGTCAAATAAAACGGAAATAAacacataattaaataaaaggtGATCGGAAAATTATTGCCTAGACTTTTTAATTCCCTCTGCGATTAAATACcgtaatatcaaattaaatattgtcTCTCTCCTCCAGGGAGCTGGACGTGTCTCCAGAATGGAAGGGCGGGCGTTTTTGGTTTGAAAGTATGGCTTTAGACAGGGAGGACGTGTGTCTAGAAATCATAGCAATGTGGCATCCTTCGTAAGATACGATGCTCTGAATGCACGGTCAAGACCGCCGAAGTTGACTCCGAGCTAAGGCCTAAGGTCCCACACTCGAAATATATCAGAGTAGTCTCAGAGGAGAGGACGGATGCTTTTACTGTACTAGACGACTCTTTAGATAACAGATTTTCGTCGCCACCGAAATATATAAGCAAAGAATAGAATCGAATCTTTCGTGAATTGTGGTCAACTTACGCAGACCcttaaataaaggaaaatgatttatacatattattttttacaatatattttataataatatattaaataaatgataattttgtaaaatactttataaaaatatttttattttattatattattatgaaatgtattgtaaaaatatatatcgaTACTCTAAACAAAATGGGCGACCTATTCAGTGTCCCCTCCCCCTCCCCATTCTttggagaaaaaacaaaaataaaaataaaatagctcatgtatttattttttggtagaaGGAGGAGTTGGTGCAGGTAGCTCTAGCTATGCTTGGCATGATTTTGTGGCATTACTATCGATCAGAAGAGTTCATCTAACATGTGATCCTTGAAAGCTACGTGTCAAAGGGTGGACAGGTGGCTTCTCAGGGTAATTATATTCGTTGATTAGGCCACACTTAACCCAACCCAAGATTTGTACGGcttataatttgtaaattttgaaaCCATATATAAACTCTGTCCGATCATCTTTAACATTGTGCGCGAAGCAAATTTAGTCGGAAAAGTCCGACtgtggttttttattttttattttttctttttcttaaaggAAGGGCATATTTTAAGCATAGTGCTCCTGCCCTCTCCTTAGCATCACTCCTCAAGGGAATCTGATCGTACTATCGCCACATCCAACCGTAGATCTGTGATTGACCCATTGCTCTCTTGTCTATACAAGGCTACCCTATCACACCTCGCCCTTCTATCACTCTCCGTCTCTCTCGTTTTGGCTTCAAGTACATACATCGTCGGCAACAAGCTGCAAGAGCAAGAGAGCATATTATACATGGCAAATATGTCAAAATCTTCGGAACTCCCAGATTGTTGTTATCCAAACCAACCCCTGTTAATCTGCCCTAGTAGTCCAACACCCAAGCATTCCCTCTATCTCTCCAATCTCGATGACCAAAAGTTCCTTCGGTTCTCCATTAAATATCTCTACCTTTTTAAGAAATCTGTGGGCTTGGATAGCTTGAAATATTCGCTTTCCAGAGTTCTTGTGGATTACTACCCATTGGCTGGGAGGCTGAGGGCCGGTGCTGAGGATGATCAGAAGCTTCAGGTAGATTGCAATGGAGAAGGTGCTGTTTTTGCCGAGGCTTTCATGGACATCAGTGCTGACGAACTTCTCGAACTTTCCAAGAGACCAAACAGGTCTTTGAGAAAGCTCTTATATAGGGTGGAAGCTCTTACTTTCTTGGATGTTCCTCCTCTTGTAGTTCAGGTCCGATTTCTTGTCTCTCCTCCTTAAATATTGATTCAGCTCTAGCTATTTTTTCGAATTTCCTTCCATTCTTCTTATTATTTCTGTCATTTTTTTTGCCTGGCAATGTTCCTTTTCTATTCTTTGCTTTCCCTTACAGCTTCCCTATTCCTTTATTCCGGGTCTGTAGGTTCCCCTCCCCAGTGAATCtttatcatgaaaaaaaaaaaaaaaaaggctctcCAAAATTCTTTTTACCCCATAACTCTGATTTTTCCCTTCTGCAACAACacaaacattaacatagtccaaggtgattttgaaaataaaatccaGACACTGGGCGCTCTCCATAATTTTGGAAATCATGATATTGTTTTCCACGTGTTGTTCATTCATCAATCTATATATTTAATCCAAGAACAtagcatatatattaatatagccACTTAGCTTAGTGCTCtattaattatacatatatagatcCAGGGGTACTAGTTCTTCCACTCGAACTTTCTCTTTCAGTCATGCATATACACACAGACCTGGAAATGATGCTACCAAGTACCAACCCTACATGAGCACCACACAAGTGCATAAAAACCACTATCATTCATGATTTTATCCTTTCGGTGAAATCACTGTGGCCGTACCCAGCCGCTACCAGCTTCTTACTTCTGGCtagaaaatacatatatagaaacaacttttttctttttttaaaaaaggaaaatccgTGCAGTCTTATTCGAGGGATCATGCCTGCGATCGATTGGGAGCTCAGACAAGGTTACAAAATACTAATAATGGCAAATTAATGACTATGATCCAGTGACAGACATAAACTATATTTGCAccatacatattttatattattatatatagatatatggtCTTTCGCCACAATCACCAAAAAGTAAGCTGGGACCCTACTCACCGCTGAAACCCTGAAATTTCTCCTCATTCTTCTGTTGCTTTCACGAGCTCGGTTGGTGAGCTTTGGTTTGCTTGTGTATTATGTTCATTGTTCCCCGGCTCCACCCCCACTATCTTTTTTCATATGTTTcaatgttttaaaagaaaaaggaaaaaaaagtttctttgtaagtttaatttaccttcaatttgttttgttttgtttttcctctcttCTATACCTTTTTTCCAGGTGACAAATCTCCGTTGTGGGGCTATGATTCTGTGCACTGCGATCAATCACTGTCTCTGCGATGGCATCGGCACATCTCAATTTCTACACGCCTGGGCTCACGTCACCACCAAACCAAATCTTGATCTACCAATCGCACCACTCCACAGTCGCCACGTGTTGAAACCCCGAAACCCCCCACAGGTAAACTTCACTCATCCTGGATATACCAGAACAAACCCCAAGGACGATACCCACATGATCATGGACATCGCAAAGTTCCTACAATCTCAGCCGCTCGTACCGGCATCCTTAACCTTCACCGCCTCCCATATCCTTCACCTCAAGGGGCAGTGCGTGCCATCGCTCAAGTGCACCACCTTCGAAGCCCTCGCGTCCCACACCTGGCGCTCCTGGGTTAGATCACTGGACCTTTCCCCCTCGCACAATGTCAAGCTGCTTTTCTCCGTTAACGTCAGGAGAAAGTTGATCCCAGAGATGCCACAAGGGTTTTACGGGAATGGGTTCGTGCTAGGATGCGCCCAGACCAATGCCAAGGACTTGGTCTCTGCTAACTTGCACAATAGTGTAAAGCTGGTACAGCAGGCTAAATCCACTCTGGACAATGACTATATAAGATCCATGATCGATCTGTTGGAGGACAAAACTGCGAGGACAGACCTGTCTGCAAGTTTTGTCATATCGCAGTGGTCTAAGCTGGGCTTAGAGGACTTAGATTTTGGAGAAGGGAAGCCACTGCACATGGGATCTCTAACGAGCGATATTTACTGCTTGTTTCTGCCGGTTGTTGGTGACTTTGATGCCGTGAGAGTGCTCGTGTCCATGCCGGAGAGCATTGTGGAGAAATTCGAGTACTACATGAAAGAGTATAATTTGGATAAAGAAGGTGATCATGCTAACGGATGTCAAGGGAAGATAATATGATAATAGTGGACTGATCTATAACTTGATCTTAAGGTCGGCCTCATGAAATCAatgccttttttcttcttcaattttccGCCAGCCGCCACCAACATGTAAGCATTAATTGCTTATTCGTGGGAGCAACTAACTAATTACGTACTCATGATGATGTGATTTCAGCTTgtaaaagtatatataattaatttgactcaccagttttagaattttgtaatTGCTTCGAAATAACCTCGTTCCATGCAACTTCTTAAATTACCAGTACGAATAAATACgttaatatatattgaaaaatgctATAGGCAGTCGCCTGGTACAAGCGCTGTGAAAACGTCTGAcgttgaaaaaattaaaaacggcaccgttttcattttttatgagtgcatgttctatttttttttttaaatctctttatatatatcgTTATATATAAGACTAAACACTACTACTAAAATGTTCTCGTGACCCTGGCTAGTTTAGGGGAACCCCTTGTGCTTTACTTTTGAagtagatataattttttgaggAGGGCTGGACACAAAAGTTTTTTACACAAATAAATCAcattatatattagatttattttataataaaaataattttataatttaatacattatattaaattattttaatttataaaatttattgttataaaTAAAACCTCTACTGTATATAGTGACTCTCAAACAAAAGAGGAGCTTTGATCAAACTGTAACCGCCTGCTGCGAAGGTTTGTCAATAtggatttatttaaaaataataatttttcttatcaattattatttactgtacatattttttaaaaaaaattatcaagtataagatgtatacaaaaatcataattgcataacaaaactcatttaaaaatataactgcttttgaatattttcatactattttattattatttatttatattatttattattagttaCAGATAATCTTACtgctatttataaataatctaacaTACTTTTGCGTTCAAACATCACGTTCTTCTGCAGAGTCCAAAAGTCCTCCAGTTAAGAGAAAATATCAGTGCATGAACAGTAACAAGTTTTAATCTCGTGCTTTAGTCCGTGCATCTAGCCAGCTGACTTTGTGGAATGCCACCCGACCACGTACGGTTACTGTCCAGGTTGCTTCATAGGGAGTACTACTCCGACCTAGCTAcccttttacatattttaatctTGTGAAAAACCATCGCaagattattttaaattgaattgatttaagttaaattaaaataataaaatattattagaatattattttttaatattattattattttaaaattttaaaaaaaataaattatttattatattttatattaaaattaaaaaaattataataataagttgtgatgagtttaataactaaattaacgtatttatttaaatattttgtttaaaaaaattataatattattaaaaaaatatttatttaattaataaattaaataaaatacaatcgGGACCACCGAAAACATTTTCTCCTATTTTTTGTGCAGGGAACTTAATTTATCACTTGTCATTTCATGCAAATGCATCTGATTTTAGGTAAACTACCGCACtgtaaatcaaataaaaaagctTCATATGTAAAACACCTTGCAatgaaagtaataataaaatgagataaaataattttaaattaattaaataaaatatttttaaaataatatttgttagtaataatattattttataatttaaaaaaattaaattatttattatattttatataaaaattaaaaatatatatataaataaaatgagatagggGGAGATATTCAAATATACAGAcgttaaaaataattcttcaaagTTGGAAGGGTCAATCGCCTCGTGTACGTCCATTAAGCCGATCCGCCCGTGGCCCCTAACCATTTTGCCTAGCTAGCGCCATGAAACCCTAGTGTATGGTTGGAAAGTTCTACACCGTTTTAGACCATTATAATGGATTCTTTTTCAAACGCATGCTCgagagaatataatatatatatatatatatatatatatatatatatttaaagaatgATATATAGTACTTCGATCTACAGACGTCGGATGCAAAACTAGGACGTGGATGATCTCTAGCTAGTTTTATTAATGCCTAATTGGATGAGTATGATCCGAATCATCATCTTTCAATTATTCATTCATATAAGACATAATGGTAGacttattatttcttattacttatttactactttATATTactttatagtatattttaaaaaaaattattattattattttcttttaagtattattattttatttttttaagtattttttaacctccttaattattaaaaaaatataaactttattaatagtcatttctttaattattaagtaaaaaataattaaaaaaataaagagaataatGAGTAGGTGGTTGGAAATAATAAACATATCCTTATCTTTATTTGCAGGCAAACGCGTTACTTTTACACATGacatgatataaatatatgtatacgTATGTATATTAATTAGTTCGAAAGTGGCGCTACCGGTGCCATATATGTCTTCTGCTATTTGATCGATCTGTTTCAACCAACAAGACTAGGGCGGCTTTCTTTCAATTATAGGTTAATTAATTACTAGCattgtttgatttctttttattatttttaaaagataatttcatTCTTTCTCGTGCGTGTGATCATGTCGAATATTAGGCCAGCCATTTAAATATCAGTTTTATTTCTAGGCCAGCATTTTCAAAAACAGCGATCCAAGCTAGCTGCTAGCTTTAGTAGTGGATCATTGAATTATTCATGATAACATCCTTCTTAAAAcgtgaggctatatatatatatatatatatatatatatatatatatataatgtgaatgTCTGTTGTTATCAGTTTGAAAAGGATCCGTTGAAGTTAGCTGAGGGTTTCGATTTCGATCGTCTtttatgatgatgatcattattaattttcatgatCGATCTGTTCGAAAAGTCCAATTAAAGttggaggatttttttttccttttttttttatttttattttttgtggtcaTGATAATGTGATGGTAACACAATACAAAATCAGTTGATCTATAGTTGAGTGGAACTAGTTTTTTAATGTCGACAGAATAACTGAAAAGAAATGCTTCTTATCTCTTGCTAATTAATTCCTACCAGCTtccatttaatattaattacatgaAATTGATCTTTCCTAGAGGCTAGAAAGAAACCCTTTTATCTGTGACATAATGGCTGTTTattaacgtacgtacgtagtggCAACGAAGGAGGAAGTTTATTTATtgatcattataaatttataagttattgGCGTCAGCTcgcaaattaaaacaaaaaaaaaaaaaaaaaacacttattgGCCAGGAAAATGATTGCACTTTGATTCATTTTGGGGATTGGGAAGTACGATTGATCGAGCTGCTAGCTCAATcccatggatatatatatatatatatttaaataataatatatccataatattttatataatatattatataatactgtattaaataagagtatttttataaaatatattataaaaataatataattttatagaaatattatttatttaatatattattatacaatatattatacaaaatattatgaataaatcTATATTTAGCTTCTACGAAGTATGGGATcgaagaatatttatttttcatagtaCTACTCAATGATTGATACGTACTatcattatttgaaaatttcatatatttatctcctttgttttaatttcgACGAATAATTACTTGAACTTTAGGTTTATTCTTTCATACAAAAACGAAGAAATTAAATGGATTGAAATTAATTTCACcaccttaattatatatataattgctaaTTCCTCTTCTTAatctcttttttgtttatatgtGCGAGTCAAAATCCAAGCATCCCATGATCTCTTCAATCGTTAAAATCATCATATCGAGATCCTAACCATCTTATTGT
This genomic interval from Juglans microcarpa x Juglans regia isolate MS1-56 chromosome 4D, Jm3101_v1.0, whole genome shotgun sequence contains the following:
- the LOC121261701 gene encoding alcohol acyltransferase 9 gives rise to the protein MANMSKSSELPDCCYPNQPLLICPSSPTPKHSLYLSNLDDQKFLRFSIKYLYLFKKSVGLDSLKYSLSRVLVDYYPLAGRLRAGAEDDQKLQVDCNGEGAVFAEAFMDISADELLELSKRPNRSLRKLLYRVEALTFLDVPPLVVQVTNLRCGAMILCTAINHCLCDGIGTSQFLHAWAHVTTKPNLDLPIAPLHSRHVLKPRNPPQVNFTHPGYTRTNPKDDTHMIMDIAKFLQSQPLVPASLTFTASHILHLKGQCVPSLKCTTFEALASHTWRSWVRSLDLSPSHNVKLLFSVNVRRKLIPEMPQGFYGNGFVLGCAQTNAKDLVSANLHNSVKLVQQAKSTLDNDYIRSMIDLLEDKTARTDLSASFVISQWSKLGLEDLDFGEGKPLHMGSLTSDIYCLFLPVVGDFDAVRVLVSMPESIVEKFEYYMKEYNLDKEGDHANGCQGKII